From the genome of Pukyongia salina, one region includes:
- a CDS encoding PorP/SprF family type IX secretion system membrane protein, translated as MKKYYVTVLVLLCLGFYTENTLGQQDAQYTQYMYNPLSVNPAYAGSRDVLSIVGLYRSQWVGLDGAPTTLNFSLHSPIGKKVGIGVNVTRDEIFISDETYIDIDFTYTLTTSEKGRLALGLKGGAHLLNIDSNKLNTGPFNNGDPETQINIDNKFSPQVGAGAYYYTDKFYLGASVPNILETEHFDESSNTNNSSATAEERVNFYLLTGYVFDVSEGLKFKPALLTKIVQGSPLQVDMSANFLIQEKLTLGAAYRWSAALSALVGFQVTDQVMVGFAYDRETTELQQYNDGSYEVFLRFELFKRDEGMKNPRFF; from the coding sequence ATGAAAAAATATTACGTAACAGTTTTAGTGCTACTTTGCTTAGGATTTTATACCGAGAATACCCTTGGGCAACAGGATGCCCAGTATACCCAGTATATGTATAATCCGTTAAGTGTTAACCCGGCCTATGCAGGCTCTCGTGACGTACTTAGCATTGTGGGTTTATACAGAAGCCAATGGGTAGGCCTGGACGGAGCACCAACCACTTTAAACTTTTCCTTGCATTCTCCCATAGGTAAGAAAGTTGGGATAGGTGTGAATGTAACTCGTGATGAGATATTCATATCAGATGAGACGTATATAGATATTGACTTCACTTATACGCTTACAACTTCAGAAAAAGGAAGGCTGGCTCTAGGCCTAAAGGGAGGAGCTCATCTTCTCAATATCGACAGTAATAAGTTAAATACCGGGCCATTCAACAATGGAGATCCGGAAACGCAGATCAATATTGATAATAAATTCTCACCACAAGTTGGTGCCGGGGCATATTATTACACCGATAAGTTCTACTTGGGTGCCAGTGTCCCTAATATCCTTGAGACCGAACATTTTGACGAATCCTCGAACACTAATAATTCTAGTGCAACCGCAGAGGAACGAGTTAACTTCTATCTGCTTACAGGATATGTTTTCGATGTTTCCGAAGGATTAAAATTCAAGCCGGCCTTGTTGACCAAGATCGTTCAAGGTTCCCCCTTACAGGTGGATATGTCTGCCAATTTTCTTATTCAGGAGAAATTAACCTTGGGTGCGGCCTACCGATGGAGTGCAGCGTTAAGCGCCCTGGTTGGATTTCAGGTAACAGATCAGGTAATGGTAGGATTTGCCTACGATAGAGAAACAACAGAGTTACAACAATACAACGATGGTTCTTATGAGGTCTTCTTGCGATTCGAATTATTTAAACGCGATGAAGGCATGAAAAATCCACGATTCTTCTAA